A stretch of DNA from Candidatus Cloacimonas sp.:
GCGACCCTCAGCTTGGAAGGCTGATGCTCTAGCCAACTGAGCTACTCCCGCTGGCTACAGTATAGTTTATGGTGGAGAGGGGAGGATTCGAACCTCCGAAGGCGTCCGCCGACAGATTTACAGTCTGTTCCCTTTGACCGCTCGGGAACCTCTCCACTCATTACACTTCTTTAATCGCTGGAGCCGATGAAGGGAATTGAACCCCCAACCTATTGATTACAAATCAATTGCTCTACCTTTGAGCTACATCGGCAACAAGTTTCGTCATAAAGTTTTAACACCCTGTTTTTGTCAACTGCTTTTTTTGTATCACTCTATATTCTTATTGTCTTTCACATTTGGAGCTAACAAATTTTACCCTCCGTTTCTGTCAATACTTTTGCCCGCATTTTTTACTAATAGCTATTACATATTGGAGATTATGAAGAGATCAGTAGTTTTTATAAACAGTGGTAAAAAGCTCCGGGTTAAAAAAAGTAGCAAAATCAATCACCGAAACACCAACAATCTTACGCAGCTGAAAGAAATCAGGTTCTCCCTGTTCCAGATAACACTTTCGTAAAAGTTCCGAACAATATAATCGGGATGAGTCATTGAGATCAAAATCGTTATCAAAAGGGATTTTTTGTTTTAAAAGCACAAGACATCTTGCTTTCATTGAAACAGAATTCAGTTTTTTATGATAACGGATAATGCAAATACGATTTTGTTTTGCCTCCCGCACAAATTCTTCCAGGGTGTTAATGCGTATGCCATCTATATCAGAAAGGGATTTAGAAATAGTATGAATCACCTGATATTGACCATCAATCTTAAAAATAAAACCGCAATGAGACATTCCCTCAGCAGCAGGAAAATTTCTGGCTATCAGCTCTGAAAATACACTATTACCCTTTCTGAGAATTACATCACCATCTTTCAGTTGCAGTATAGATAGCGGAGGAAATTCACAATTTTTTTCTTCAGATAAATTGGCAGTTCGGCTGGAGAATCTTGCTGAACTGCCAATTAATAAAATTATTATTGAGGTAAGACCTAATAGGGTAAGGTCTTTAAAGGACATTACTTTCCTTTAATCTCTACCAACCATTTACCGTCTCGTTTAACCATATTCAGATCAAAGTCGTCTTGTTTTCCATCTTCAGTAGTATATTTAACATTGACGGTAGCGCTGTCTCCAGTAACCTTCGTTTCACCTAAGGTAACATCTTTCACCTTAAACATAGAGAACATACCAAGCATTTCTTTGCTTTCCGGGGTGGAGAGTTTTTCCATCGTTTTCACATCCTGGCTCTTCCAGGCAGAAACAAATTTTTGGGCAACACTTTCCGGACCCTTTGCACAGCCCATAAGAATTAAAATTAGGGCAAGGGCGACGATTACGATCAGTAATTTTTTCATTGTTACTCCTTAACAGGTTTTAATAATTTCATTCTTTTTAATATTATTGTCGTGTCAAGCATTTTTTTTCAAGAGGATTTTTTCTCCGATTACTTTTTTCCTCTTTATTAGAAACCTTGAATAATTAGCTCAAATAAGGTAGTAATCTCAATTGGAAGTTATAATTAGGCATCGTATTGCCGAATTCTA
This window harbors:
- a CDS encoding YiiX/YebB-like N1pC/P60 family cysteine hydrolase; this translates as MSFKDLTLLGLTSIIILLIGSSARFSSRTANLSEEKNCEFPPLSILQLKDGDVILRKGNSVFSELIARNFPAAEGMSHCGFIFKIDGQYQVIHTISKSLSDIDGIRINTLEEFVREAKQNRICIIRYHKKLNSVSMKARCLVLLKQKIPFDNDFDLNDSSRLYCSELLRKCYLEQGEPDFFQLRKIVGVSVIDFATFFNPELFTTVYKNY
- a CDS encoding DUF4878 domain-containing protein — translated: MKKLLIVIVALALILILMGCAKGPESVAQKFVSAWKSQDVKTMEKLSTPESKEMLGMFSMFKVKDVTLGETKVTGDSATVNVKYTTEDGKQDDFDLNMVKRDGKWLVEIKGK